DNA sequence from the Oceanispirochaeta sp. M1 genome:
TCTTCAAAAATCCGGTTTTTCAACCGGCCAATCTGGCTACACGTGATGCCTGGTTCTCCGGAGGAATAGAGTGGAATATAGGGATCTATGGTCACAGTCCTCTGACATGTTCTCCACTGTTTTTTGCCAGGGTAATTGATAATGAGGGAAATGAATTCCTGAGAGCCTGGGAGTATGAGAGGGCCAGAAAAATCTACTTTTCCCTGGACTTTCATCTTCCTCCAGGAGCATCGGAACTGGCGGTTCATGTCAGGATTGTCAACAATAACAGCAAAGAGGTCCCCATGTACTGGTGGACCAATATTGCATTGCCTGAAACAAAGGAGACCAGAATTTTTTCTGAATCCGATGAAGTTCTCTATATCAAACCCGAGTTCAACGAAAAAGAAAATACCGCGAATCACTTTGGAAGATCTACCCTGCAGGACATGCCCTCACTCCCCGGAAAAGACGGGAGCTACCCCGGAAACTTTGAGTTTTCCAGTGAGTATTTCTTCCAGACCTCCAGGGACTGCAGCAGCCCCTGGGAGGCGGCCCTCCAGGGGGATGAAACCCTCTTCTATGAACGTTCCACAGATCTTTTGCGATACAGAAAGATGTTCTGCTGGGGCATGCAGAGAGGCGGACGCCACTGGTGTGATTATCTCTCTGTACCCGGAGAGGGTGACTATGTAGAGATCCAGGGAGGGATGGCCCCCACCCAGGTCCATGGAATGAAAATGCCGGCTGAGAGCAGCTGGACATTCACTCAGTATTTCTCTGCCCTGGATGCGTCAGGAACAGATCTGAAGGGCTCCTGGACTGAAGCAAGAGACAAGGCAAGAGATCTGATATCAGGCCGCCTGGATGAAGAAAGGGTCCTTACGGGTCATCAATCCTTCAGCGTACTGGAAGAAAATAAAATTGAAGAAATTCTTTATTTCGGCTCAGGCTGGGGTGCTCTGCAGCAGCTGAAAGAGGAAAAGGAGGGGCTGAAGAAAAGCAGCCCTGCTGGGATGGAATTTCCTCTCTCCTCTCTCAGGGAGGAACAGGCTATCTGGGTTGAACTTCTTAACAGCCGCAGCTTCTCTAAATTGGAGAATTACAGCTTTCCCCTCTCCTACATGGTAGATCCGGAATGGAAAGATACTCTGCAGAATGCCTGTAGTGATGATGAGGTGAATCCATGGCCCCTGATAATGCTGGGAGTCCTCCTTTATGAACAGGATGAAAAAGAGGGGGCCCTGAAATTATGGAAACAGTCTTTAAACCATTATCCCACTGCCCTGGCCTATCGAAATATTGCTGCAGCTGAATCTGAGAAATGTGATTTCACAGCCGCGGAAGAATCATACCTTAATGCCTACAGAATAATGGATGGAAAGCCCGGCAGACCACTCTGTGAAGAGATTCTGAAACTCTATATAAAAACCGAAGAGTATAAAAAAGCATGGACCTTCTATTCAAACCTGGATACCCTACTGGCTCTGGAAGAGAGGCTGATCTCTCTGGCAGCCATAGCTGCATACGAAACGGCGCATTTCGAGTTCCTTGAAAAGATATTTCATATGGATTTTGCTTCCGTACGGGAAGGTGAAACCAGAATGATGGACCTGTGGGTTGGGTATTCTGCTCAGAGGCTGGCACATGTCAGGAATACTCCAGTTGATTCACGGCTCATGGACGAGGCAAAACGCTGTTGTCCTCCTCCTCAGGGAATCGATTTCAGAATGATCTGATTCCATCCAATTAGGTCTGGACCGTTCTGTAAATTCAATCTCGTGGCCCCCAGTAAACCGATTAGACCATCACTTAAAGATGGTCTATAATGCATGATGTGCTGGGATGGACCTGGTCCGATTGATTAAAAACTTAAGGAGAACCCCATGAAAGTCACATTACTCTGTGAAAACCAGGTAGGACATAAAGGCGCAAGAGACTGTAAGGCGGAATGGGGGTTTTCCGCCTTTATAGAAGCTTCCGGGAAAAAAATTCTTTTTGACACTGGAGCTACAGGACTCTACTGGGATAATGCGGAAGCTCTGAAGATCCCCATAGAACAGACAGATATGATAGCATTCTCCCATTACCACTGGGACCATACCGGCGGTCTGCCCGGACACCATTTTAAAAGTAAAAAAACAGTTCTTATGCATCCCGATGCACTGAACAAACTGGATAAGCCGGTACGGGAATCTCTGGAGAAGGATTTCCAGCCTATGTATTCCGCAAATCCCGTAGAGATTGCCGAAGGACTCTACTTCCTGGGAGAGATTCCAAGAGTGAACCTATTTGAACGGGGAATGTATAAGGATGATCCCATAAAGGATGATACGGCTCTGGTTTACAAGAGTGATAAAGGCTGTATTGTCATCACAGGCTGCTCTCATTCGGGTATCTGTAATATATGTGAATATGCCAAGCTGGTCAGTGGTCAGAAATTAAGGGCGGTGATCGGGGGCTTTCATCTTATGAAAAACGATGGTGACGTTATAGAGAAGACTCTGGACTATTTCAAAAAGGAGGCTCCCGAACTTCTCTACCCTCTTCACTGCGTTGATTTTGAAATACAGTCACTCTTTCACAGTCAGTTCGGAACAGAAAAACTCAGCACCGGAGATACTTTAACCCTCTGAATCTTAATAGCATAAAACACTGCTGATCCATCCCCCGGAAACTCTCAAAATAAAAAAGAAGAAATTCATCCTGAAGGTATTGCCATCATTAAAACATTAAGATACTTTTGTATCGATAATATTATATCGATATTTAAGGAGCGTAATAAATGGCGACCGCAAGCATGACAGCTGAGAAGCTGCACAACTTCAGCAAAGTCTGTGAAATCCTGGATAAGTTCGACAGACTGCCATCGAAAATTATCCCCATACTACAGGCAGTACAGGAAGAGTACCGCTACCTCCCCGAAGAGATATTAACCTTCGTTGCAACAAGCCTCGGCATATCCCCCGCCAGAGTATTCGGAATCGCTACTTTCTACAGCCACTTCTCTCTGGAACCCAAGGGAAAATATATCATAAAAGTCTGTGACGGCACAGCCTGTCACGTCAAAGGATCATCCGGACTGATCGAAACCATCGAAAGAGAGCTGAGTCTCTCCGAGAAGGTTCGCACCACACCGGACCTTCTGTTCACACTTGAAACCGTATCCTGTCTGGGAGCCTGCGGACTGGCCCCTGCTGTTGTTATCAATGACAAGGTCTATGGTCAGGTATCCAAGAAACAGATGAAAGAACTGATTACAGAATACAAAGCAAAGGAGGACTGAAATGGAAACACTGGAAAAAATTAAAGAAAACTTTGAAAACAAGAAAGCCTGCCTTTCCCACAGTATCATCATATGTGCGGGAACAGGATGTATCGCCAACGGTGCCATGGAGGTCCATGCCGCCCTTGCACAGATAATAAAAGAGAAGAATCTGCCCCTTACATTGACCCTGAAAGAGGAACTTCCTGAAACTGATAAAGACCCCGTTCTACTAAGTAAAAGCGGATGTCAGGGATTCTGCCAGGTCGGTCCCCTGGTCACAATTGAACCCGATAAGATTCTCTACATCAAGGTTAAGCCCGAAGATGCACGGGATATCATCGAAAAAACAATTCTTCAGGGAGAGGTCATCGACAGACTCCTTTATGAAGAACCCTCAACAGGTAAAAGCTGCCGAAACCATCAGGAGATTCCCTTCTATACAAGACAGAGTCGAACAGTGCTGAAATCCTGTGGAAACATAGATCCCGAAGATATCGGGGACTATATCCACACTGACGGCTATAAAGCTGCCAGAGATATGATCATGAATAAGAGTTCTCAGGAAGTCTGCGATATCATGCAGGAAGCCGGACTCAGAGGCCGCGGAGGCGGTGGATTCACCACAGGAAGAAAATGGGAGCTGGCTCTCAAACAGGATTCTGATGCCAAATACATCATCTGTAATGGAGATGAAGGTGACCCCGGTGCCTTTATGGACCGTTCCGTAATGGAGGGAAATCCCCACTCTGTTCTTGAAGGTATGATCATAGCTGCCAAGGCATGCGGTGGAACTGAGGGTCAGGTTTATGTCCGTATGGAATATCCCCTTGCAGTGGAAAGAATCAACAAGGCCATCGAAGAAGCCAGAGCCATGGGCTACCTTGGGAAAGGCATATTCGGATCAGACTTTGATTTCGATATCTTTGTAATGGAGGGAGCAGGAGCCTTTGTCTGCGGTGAAGCAAGTGCCATGACTGAGAGTATCATGGGTCGCCGTGGAATGCCCCGTGTAAAACCGCCCCGTACAGCAGAGAAAGGGCTGTGGGGAAAACCAACAGTTGTAAACAACGTCGAAACACTGGCCTGTGTTCCTCTTATCATCAATATGGGAGAAAAGGTCTATAAGACGACTGGTACCTCCGGATCTCCGGGAACCAAGACATTTGCCCTCACAGGTCATGTAGTGAATACCGGTCTGATCGAAGTGCCCTTCGGTACAACCCTGCGAGAGATTATCTTCAACATTGGTGGCGGAGTCCTCAATGCTAAAGGTGAAATAGATAATGACGATTTCAAAGCTGTACAGATTGGCGGCCCCTCCGGCGGTTGTCTGATCGAAGAGCATCTGGATATCCCCCTGGACTTTGACTCCCTTAAATCAGTCGGAGCCATGGTTGGATCAGGCGGTCTTGTTGTGATGAACAAGAGTACCTGTATGGTTCAGATTGCACGCTTCTTTATGAAGTTCACCCAGTCTGAGAGCTGTGGTAAATGTGTTCCCTGCCGGGAAGGTACCCGCCAGATTCTGGAACTTATTGATGAAGTAACCCAGGGACATGGAAGTCAGGAATCTCTGACCCTCCTGGAAGAGCTCTGTGAGACTGTTGGAGAGACTTCCCTCTGCGGACTCGGAAAATCTGCTCCCTCACCCGTTCTTTCAACACTGAAACAGTTCAGATCAGAGTGGGATGCCCATGTAAATGACAAGCACTGCCCCACAGGAAACTGTAAGGATCTTGTGAGCTACAGCATCATAGCAGACGCCTGTAAGGGCTGTACTGCCTGTGTCAGAGTCTGTCCGGTGGATGCCATTTCTGGAAATAGAAAAGAGGCCCATATTATCGATGAAAACAAGTGCATTCGCTGCGGTGCCTGTGTTGAAACCTGCCGTTTCGAAGCCATCACTGTGGGAGGAAATAATGAATAATCAAGCAAAAATTACGGTAAACGGAAAAGTTGTCCCCATTGAGGGTGAGAAAAATCTTCTGTCACTGATTAGAAAATCCGGCGTGGAGATGCCTACCTTCTGCTACCATTCAGAACTGAGTGTCTACGGTGCCTGTCGTCTCTGTATCGTCGATATAGAAGGCCGTGGAATTGATACAAGCTGCTCCACTCCCCCCAGGGACGGAATGGTCATCAAGACCCACACACCAAAACTCAGAAAGATGAGAAAAACTCTGATCGAACTTTTACTGGCCAACCATGATACAAACTGTACCAGCTGTGATAAATCCAGTGCCTGTAAACTTAAAGAGCTGGCTTCGGACCTGGGAGTAAAAGAGATTCCCTACAAAAGGACCAGAGAACACAGGGAGCCCGACCTTCTCTCACCCAGCCTTCTCCGCTACCCCGATAAATGTGTACTCTGCGGTGACTGTGTCCGCTACTGTAATGAAATACAGGGTGTAGGAGCCATTGACTTTGCCTACCGCGGCGAAGATGTAGTCGTAACACCGGCCTTCAATAAGAGCCTGGCTCATGTGGACTGCATAAACTGCGGTCAGTGTGCGGCAGTATGTCCTACAGGAGCAATTGTAGTAAAAAGTGAGATTACCGAAGTTTGGGATGCTCTGGCTGATGACAGGAAAACTGTTATCGCCCAGATAGCACCTGCTGTCCGTGCATCCCTGGGGGAGATGTTCGATATGCCGCCATCCGCAGTTACCCTTGGTAAAATTATGAGCGCCCTCAAATATCTGGGTTTCAAGGAAGTCTATGACACATCCTTCGGTGCCGACCTGACAGTCATGGAAGAGACCAACGAGTATCTGGAAAGAAGACGCTCCGGTGACAGAAAGACCATGTTTACATCCTGCTGTCCCGCATGGGTTAAATACGCAGAGCAGTTCCATCCCGAACTCCTGCCCCAGATCTCCAGCTGTATGTCACCCCAGGGAATGGTGGGATCACTCTCCAAGAAGCTGATGGCCCAGACAGAGGAGAAAGCCGAGAAAGATATTATCATGGTGTCCATCATGCCCTGTACTGCCAAGAAGTTTGAAAAGGAAAGACCCGAGCTCAGCCGTGACGGCGTACCCCTGATTGACTACGTTCTTACAACCCAGGAACTGGGTAAAATGATCAAGGAAGCAGGCATAGTATTCAAGGACATTGCCCCCGCAGCAGCAGACCTTCCCTTCGGACTCTACTCCGAAGCAGGACTGGGATTCGGTGCCAGCCAGGGAGTATCCGAAGCAGTGGCACGCTATGCCGCCAGAAGCCTTAACAACAAGGATCTCATCAGCTTCGAACCCGTAGAAAATGAAACTTATTCAGAATGGAAGGAAGTCATTATCAACGACGATAATGTACAGCTTAAGATGGCCATTGCCGCAGGACTGAAGAACACCGAGAAGCTGATTGAAAAAATCAATTCCGGAGAAGTGAGCTATGATATTGTTGAAGTCATGGCCTGCCCCGGCGGATGTGTTGACGGTGCTGGACAGCCCGTATCCTACGAAGAAGGAACCACAGCAAGAAGGAAAGAAGCACTCAAGAACGCCGGTAAGATCACACCAGTTCACAGTCCTGAAGAAAACCCCTACATCCAGAGGATCTATGAAAAGATGCTGGGTGGTAAACCGGGAAGTCATGAGGCTCATGAACTGGTTCACACCGGATATCAGAGCCGAAAGAGAATCGAGAACCACACGATGGAACTTGCAAGCAGCAGCGAGGAGGCAGCCGTTGAAATCAACGTGTGTGTCGGAACAAGCTGTTTTCTCAGAGGCTCACAGGATATCCTCTCGGGCATGACAGATAAGATTGAGCAGGAAGGCTGGAAAAACAGAATTGACCTGAAGGCAACATTCTGCTCAGAGAACTGCTCTCATGGACCCACTGTAACAGTGGGAGATAGAACAATGAATAAATCAACTCTGGATTCTGTTGTGGAAGAAGTTGAAGCACAATTGGGTATCCGTGAGAAGGAAGGTGTAAAAGTATGAGTAAGATATTAAAGAAAAAACAGCTTTCAGCAGATGTATTTCTGATGGAACTTGAAGCACCCCATATTGCCGAATCCAGAAAAGCAGGACAGTTTGTAATCCTCATGCTGGACGATGAATACGGAGAGAGGATACCCCTCACCATTGCAGACGGTAATGCGGAGAAAGGGAGCATTACAATAATTTTCCAGGCTGTGGGAGGGACAACCCTTCAGCTGAGCAGCATGGAAGAGGGTGATACCATATCCCATGTACTGGGTCCCCTGGGAACTCCCACCCACATTGTAAAACAGACCGCCCCTGTCATCTGTGTGGGAGGCGGAATCGGAGTCGCTCCCCTGCATCCCATAGTTCAGGCCAACAAAGCCGCAGGTAATAAAGTTATCACGATTATGGGCGCCAGAAACAAGGATCTTCTGATCCTCGAAGATGAGATGGCCGCTCTATCGGACGAACTGATTGTCTGTACCGATGACGGCAGCAAGGGTCGCAAGGCCCTTGTCACAGAACCCCTTAAAGAACTCTGTGAGATGCCTGAAAAACCTGCTGAATGTGTTGCTATCGGTCCTCCCATTATGATGAAGTTCTGTGCCGAAACGACACGGCCCTATGAAGTACATACAATGGTATCCCTCAACACTATCATGGTGGATGGCACCGGTATGTGCGGCGGCTGTCGTGTAACAGTGGGGAATGAAACAAAGTTTGTCTGTGTAGACGGTCCCGAATTTGACGGCCATCTTGTGGACTTCAACTCCATGATGAACCGCATGTCCTCCTATAAGGAACATGAAACAGAACACAAATGCCGCATGACAGAAAAAGCAAAAGAGCTGACAGCACAGGAGGTTCACTGATGACAGGATTTAAAGCGCCTCAGACTCTGGATATGGAAGCCCTCGCAATCAGAGAGAACCTTAACCTTCCCCTGGGTCTGGCCCAGATAAAGAAAAAAGACCGTGCAGCCATCCCTCAACAGGAAATGCCCTCCCAGGAAGCTGGAATTCGTTCTGCCAATATGGAGGAAGTCGCCCTGGGTTACAGTGAGAACCAGGTGATTGTAGAAGCCAGCCGCTGTCTTGAATGCAACAATGCCCCCTGCATCAAAGGCTGCCCCGTCAGCATCGATATTCCCGCATTTGTGGGAGCCGCAGCAAAGGGTGAGTTTGATGAAGCATTGGAAATAATCAAGGACAGCAGCATGCTCCCAGCCATCTGCGGACGTGTCTGCCCCCAGGAGAAACAGTGTATGGAACTCTGTACTCTCGGTAAGATCAGAAAAGACCCCATGCAGTCTGTTGCCATCGGAAGAATTGAACGCTTTCTGGCAGACAGAGGAGCAGAAAAAGAACAGCCCCCCGTAGAGAAAGCACCCGCCACCGGGAAAAAAGTAGCAATAGTCGGAAGCGGACCCTCCGGACTGACCACAGCTGCGGACCTGGCAAAACTGGGACATGAAGTAACCGTATTTGAAGCCTTCCATAAGGCCGGAGGTGTAACGGTTTACGGCATTCCCGAGTTCCGTCTGCCTAAGGCAATTGTTCAGAAAGAAGTGGACAGCCTTGAAGCCATGGGTGTTAACTTTGTTTACGACTACCTTATTGGAAGAACCAGAACCATCAAAGAACTGATGGAAAAAGACGGATATAATTCAGTATATGTAGCAAACGGAGCAGGACTGCCCAAGTTTATGAACATCAAAGGTGAAAGCCTGGTAGGTGTATTCTCGGCCAACGAGTTTCTCACAAGGGCCAACCTTATGAAGGGCTATGACAGAGAAAAGGCCCAAACCCCCATCTATAAGTCAAAAAAAGTTGCCGTCTTCGGAGGAGGTAATGTTGCCATGGATGCAGCAAGAACTGCCTTGAGAATGGGCGCCGAAGAAGTGCATATCGTTTATCGTAGAACTGAAGCTGAAATGCCGGCCCGTGTTGAAGAAGTTCATCATGCCATGGAAGAAGGTATCATCTTTGACCTTCTCACCAACCCTGTAGCCATTGTGG
Encoded proteins:
- the gltA gene encoding NADPH-dependent glutamate synthase; amino-acid sequence: MTGFKAPQTLDMEALAIRENLNLPLGLAQIKKKDRAAIPQQEMPSQEAGIRSANMEEVALGYSENQVIVEASRCLECNNAPCIKGCPVSIDIPAFVGAAAKGEFDEALEIIKDSSMLPAICGRVCPQEKQCMELCTLGKIRKDPMQSVAIGRIERFLADRGAEKEQPPVEKAPATGKKVAIVGSGPSGLTTAADLAKLGHEVTVFEAFHKAGGVTVYGIPEFRLPKAIVQKEVDSLEAMGVNFVYDYLIGRTRTIKELMEKDGYNSVYVANGAGLPKFMNIKGESLVGVFSANEFLTRANLMKGYDREKAQTPIYKSKKVAVFGGGNVAMDAARTALRMGAEEVHIVYRRTEAEMPARVEEVHHAMEEGIIFDLLTNPVAIVGNDKGRVTGIECLKYKLGDADESGRRRPVAIEGSEFFMEIDTCITALGNSSNPLVTGTTPELNTNKWGNITVSEDGMTSMPGVFAGGDIVQGAATVILAMGDGRTAARGIHEYLKK
- a CDS encoding MBL fold metallo-hydrolase, with the translated sequence MKVTLLCENQVGHKGARDCKAEWGFSAFIEASGKKILFDTGATGLYWDNAEALKIPIEQTDMIAFSHYHWDHTGGLPGHHFKSKKTVLMHPDALNKLDKPVRESLEKDFQPMYSANPVEIAEGLYFLGEIPRVNLFERGMYKDDPIKDDTALVYKSDKGCIVITGCSHSGICNICEYAKLVSGQKLRAVIGGFHLMKNDGDVIEKTLDYFKKEAPELLYPLHCVDFEIQSLFHSQFGTEKLSTGDTLTL
- a CDS encoding NAD(P)H-dependent oxidoreductase subunit E; the protein is MATASMTAEKLHNFSKVCEILDKFDRLPSKIIPILQAVQEEYRYLPEEILTFVATSLGISPARVFGIATFYSHFSLEPKGKYIIKVCDGTACHVKGSSGLIETIERELSLSEKVRTTPDLLFTLETVSCLGACGLAPAVVINDKVYGQVSKKQMKELITEYKAKED
- a CDS encoding sulfide/dihydroorotate dehydrogenase-like FAD/NAD-binding protein; translation: MSKILKKKQLSADVFLMELEAPHIAESRKAGQFVILMLDDEYGERIPLTIADGNAEKGSITIIFQAVGGTTLQLSSMEEGDTISHVLGPLGTPTHIVKQTAPVICVGGGIGVAPLHPIVQANKAAGNKVITIMGARNKDLLILEDEMAALSDELIVCTDDGSKGRKALVTEPLKELCEMPEKPAECVAIGPPIMMKFCAETTRPYEVHTMVSLNTIMVDGTGMCGGCRVTVGNETKFVCVDGPEFDGHLVDFNSMMNRMSSYKEHETEHKCRMTEKAKELTAQEVH
- a CDS encoding DUF5107 domain-containing protein — encoded protein: MICVEKLKISGVLPEIENPLPRFKAVNREHPVQHDESFKEEDRELFGYETGYRVLPYLMQDSYSRKRKELQMDTVILENENLKAQFLPSMGGRLLSLYDKILEKELLFKNPVFQPANLATRDAWFSGGIEWNIGIYGHSPLTCSPLFFARVIDNEGNEFLRAWEYERARKIYFSLDFHLPPGASELAVHVRIVNNNSKEVPMYWWTNIALPETKETRIFSESDEVLYIKPEFNEKENTANHFGRSTLQDMPSLPGKDGSYPGNFEFSSEYFFQTSRDCSSPWEAALQGDETLFYERSTDLLRYRKMFCWGMQRGGRHWCDYLSVPGEGDYVEIQGGMAPTQVHGMKMPAESSWTFTQYFSALDASGTDLKGSWTEARDKARDLISGRLDEERVLTGHQSFSVLEENKIEEILYFGSGWGALQQLKEEKEGLKKSSPAGMEFPLSSLREEQAIWVELLNSRSFSKLENYSFPLSYMVDPEWKDTLQNACSDDEVNPWPLIMLGVLLYEQDEKEGALKLWKQSLNHYPTALAYRNIAAAESEKCDFTAAEESYLNAYRIMDGKPGRPLCEEILKLYIKTEEYKKAWTFYSNLDTLLALEERLISLAAIAAYETAHFEFLEKIFHMDFASVREGETRMMDLWVGYSAQRLAHVRNTPVDSRLMDEAKRCCPPPQGIDFRMI
- a CDS encoding NADH-ubiquinone oxidoreductase-F iron-sulfur binding region domain-containing protein, coding for METLEKIKENFENKKACLSHSIIICAGTGCIANGAMEVHAALAQIIKEKNLPLTLTLKEELPETDKDPVLLSKSGCQGFCQVGPLVTIEPDKILYIKVKPEDARDIIEKTILQGEVIDRLLYEEPSTGKSCRNHQEIPFYTRQSRTVLKSCGNIDPEDIGDYIHTDGYKAARDMIMNKSSQEVCDIMQEAGLRGRGGGGFTTGRKWELALKQDSDAKYIICNGDEGDPGAFMDRSVMEGNPHSVLEGMIIAAKACGGTEGQVYVRMEYPLAVERINKAIEEARAMGYLGKGIFGSDFDFDIFVMEGAGAFVCGEASAMTESIMGRRGMPRVKPPRTAEKGLWGKPTVVNNVETLACVPLIINMGEKVYKTTGTSGSPGTKTFALTGHVVNTGLIEVPFGTTLREIIFNIGGGVLNAKGEIDNDDFKAVQIGGPSGGCLIEEHLDIPLDFDSLKSVGAMVGSGGLVVMNKSTCMVQIARFFMKFTQSESCGKCVPCREGTRQILELIDEVTQGHGSQESLTLLEELCETVGETSLCGLGKSAPSPVLSTLKQFRSEWDAHVNDKHCPTGNCKDLVSYSIIADACKGCTACVRVCPVDAISGNRKEAHIIDENKCIRCGACVETCRFEAITVGGNNE
- a CDS encoding [FeFe] hydrogenase, group A — translated: MNNQAKITVNGKVVPIEGEKNLLSLIRKSGVEMPTFCYHSELSVYGACRLCIVDIEGRGIDTSCSTPPRDGMVIKTHTPKLRKMRKTLIELLLANHDTNCTSCDKSSACKLKELASDLGVKEIPYKRTREHREPDLLSPSLLRYPDKCVLCGDCVRYCNEIQGVGAIDFAYRGEDVVVTPAFNKSLAHVDCINCGQCAAVCPTGAIVVKSEITEVWDALADDRKTVIAQIAPAVRASLGEMFDMPPSAVTLGKIMSALKYLGFKEVYDTSFGADLTVMEETNEYLERRRSGDRKTMFTSCCPAWVKYAEQFHPELLPQISSCMSPQGMVGSLSKKLMAQTEEKAEKDIIMVSIMPCTAKKFEKERPELSRDGVPLIDYVLTTQELGKMIKEAGIVFKDIAPAAADLPFGLYSEAGLGFGASQGVSEAVARYAARSLNNKDLISFEPVENETYSEWKEVIINDDNVQLKMAIAAGLKNTEKLIEKINSGEVSYDIVEVMACPGGCVDGAGQPVSYEEGTTARRKEALKNAGKITPVHSPEENPYIQRIYEKMLGGKPGSHEAHELVHTGYQSRKRIENHTMELASSSEEAAVEINVCVGTSCFLRGSQDILSGMTDKIEQEGWKNRIDLKATFCSENCSHGPTVTVGDRTMNKSTLDSVVEEVEAQLGIREKEGVKV